The bacterium genome contains the following window.
AGTCCCACCCACGTGGTGGACGTGTTACTCTCATGCATGGCCGGGCTCCTTACGTTTCTGGGCACTGCCCAGTGTGGCTCTGGTCCCTCGTGGATCAACCCACGGCCAACGTAGGGACCCGGCCGTTCCATAAGGTCTAGAAGTCCTTTGGTGGCCTGCCCTGTCCACATGACAGGGCGACAGACAACAAGCGCAGGCGCCCCGGATCCCAGGACCCGGAGCGCTCTGTATGACTGTTGGGGGGCAAGGGTTTCGAAGAAGTCGTCTGTCCCCAGACTGTCCACTGCCAGTCCCCCCGCCCTTGTCCGAGGCCCCCATGTGATTGACCCACCCTTCCAACATCTCAGCAGGCGAAATAACTTTGTATAGCCGTTGATGGGCAAGGGTTTCGAAGAAGTCGTCTGTCCACAGACTGTCCACAGACTGTCCCCGGACTGTCCACAGCCAGTCGTCCCGCCCCTGTCCGAGGCCCCATGTGACCGATCCCACCCTTCCAGCATCTCAGCAGGCGAAATAACTTTGTATAGCCGCTGATGGGCAAGGGTTTCGAAGAAGTCGTCTGTCCCCAGACTGTCCCCGGTCTGTCTGCAGACAGTTCCCCTGTCACCAGCCCCTGTTCGACGCCCCCATGTGAGCAGTCTGACCCTCAAGCATCCCAGGGTGCGGGATAATCATGTATGTCTGCTGTTGGGCAAGCGTTTCGAGGAAGTCGTCTGTCCCCAGACTGTCCCCGGACTGTCCCCAGACAGTCCCCCATCCCCTGTTGTTCCGACGCCCCCATGTGACCCATCTCACCCTCCCGGGTGCGACCTCGTCATCCCCTGCGGTACCATTGAATGCGATCCTTGTGCCAGAGATGCGGTGGAAGTGGAACGAGGCCCCAGCTTAGCGGCAGACGGGGCCTCGTTCACGTCTGGTGGCATCAGCAATCCGCCTGTGGGATACTCCAGGCATTGCGACGTCAATGGTCAAGCACAGTGCCAGGCCACTGGTCGATGGCAGACCGCTGCTTCGACTCCTTCGGGATGCAATGAGGACGAGCCCCCGGGCGGGGGCTCGTGTCGTCCTGATCATGATCATGCAAGGGAAGGGCTACCGCAGCAAGGTGACCTTCTGCACGAAGCGGCGTCCGGATGCCTCCAGGACCACCAGATAGGTGCCGCTGGGCAAGCCCTCCGCCCGCCAAGTCCGGTGGTGCCGGCCGGCGGCCAGGGGCTGGTCCTGGATCAGATGGGCCAGTTCCACGCCAAGCAGGTTGAAGACCCGGAGGTTGACCGTGGCGGCAGCGCCCAGCTGGAAGGAAAGCTGGGTGGCGGGATTGAAGGGGTTGGGCCAGGCGGCCTCCAGACCCCAGTCAGCGGGCACCTGGCCTGCTGGCACGTGGGTGGTCTGCATCGTGGTCAGGTTGCGGATCACCGACCATTCGCTCCAACCGGCCAATCCGTCGCACATGACGCGCCACCAGTAGGTGGTGGCCGGCTGCAGCACATTGCGCAGCAGGACGTAGTGGGCCAACACGCCGGTGGTGTCCACCACGGTGTCGGCGAATCCCGGATCGGCCGACACCTGCACGCGGTAGCTCTGGGCGCCGGTGACGAAGTTCCACACCAGCACCGTGGGATCCAGGTTGACATTGACGGCCCCGTTGAGCGGCGTGGCCGGCGCCGGGGGCGGCGTCTGGTCCCAGTAGGCGGTGAAGAATCCCGCCGTGGGTGACCAGGGACCCGTGCCCTGCACGCCGTGACTGCGGATGCGCCAGTAGTATTGGCTGTAGTGCAGCAGATCCTCCACGGCCACCTGGGTGCCGGTCAGGCCGCTCAAGGTGAGCACGGGCTGCTGGAATCCGGCATCGTCGTCGATCACCAGCTCATAGCTGAGCGCGCCTTCGGCGGCGGCCCACTGGAACAGCGTGGGGGTGCAGGCCACGTCCTCGCTGTTGTTCACCGGATGCGCCATGACAGGCGCCGCCTGATACTGCATCGGCAGCAGGTTGACGACCGCGCCCTGGCCCTCGCTGAAGTTGTTGCCGCCGGGAGTCAGGGCGTCGATCAGGAACCAGCCGTTGTAGGCTCCGCTCCAGCCCCAGTTGAGGTGGAAGTATCCGTCCTCGCGCCAGCCGTCCAGGTTGAAGGCGTGGCCGCCGCTCCCATAGCCGCTGTGCAGGATGGGACGGCCGGCGTCGAGCTCCTGGCGCAGGCGATTGCGCCAACCCGTCCAGGTGAAGTTGCTCTTGGCGATGAATTGGGCGTTGGGGTAACCGAAGTTGTCACGCATGGCCGTCAGGGCGGTGGGGTTCCCCCAGCCCACATAGGCGCCGCTGCCGTCCGGCCCGTACATCATGTCCACGGCGATGCCGCAGTGATACAAGAGCTCGGCGGCCTCGACCGTGGGGGAGTTGGCCTGGATCTGGCTCCAGTCGTAGGTGGCGGCGGAGAAATCCGCGTAGAGCCAGCCATAATCGGACATGTAGCCATGGCTGCCGAAGCCTTGCCAGGGTTGCTGCCAGTAATGCATGATCTGGCCCATGGAAGTGGCCACGCAGCCGGCCCACACCCGGCCGCCGGGACCGCCGCCGTCCGCGGGACAGAAGGCATTCCATCCGGCGCCCTGGTCCCACGTGCAGGTCAACAGAGGCAATACGCCCAGCTCGCGGCTGGCGGGGGCATCCCCCCGCAGCACCGTGTGCCACCCCACATGCGCAGCCCATCCGTTCAAACGCGCCTGCCGGACTTCCCGCCCGACGATGACCAGAAACTCCTCCAGGGCGGGCGGCAGCTCCCAGGCCGTGGCCTCGCCCTGCTCCGACCATCCCAGCACAGGCTGGAGGGCGTCGTCGGCGGACACCAGCACGAAGCCCTCGGGTTGCAGCGGCACCAGCCAGGCGGCCGCATCATCCGCGTTGGGCCACGCGACGGCGGACACGGCCGATCGCGGCTGTCCCGCGTAGGTCCGGACAGCCAGCCAGGCCTCCGCCACCGACGTGGCCAGATCCTGCGATACAGGGGCGGCGAGGGCCGCACTGGCGGCCAGCAGGGTCACGATCAGGCAGCGCCGCATGGGTCGCCTCCAAGCAAAGTGAGTTGCGGTCCTGGACATTATGTCGGCATTTGACATGGCCAGCTCGATTTCTCGACGGAAATCAAACACAAACAGCGCCATCTGCCCAATCCACGGTTCTTTCGCAAAGGACAGGCCAAGTCAGATGGAAGAAGCGGGCGCTCAGAGCCCCATGGGCAGAACCCGCTCCACCGCTGCCAGCAGATCGGCGTCCAGGGGATCCACCTTCGGCTCGAAGCGGGCCACCACCTGCCCCTGCGGGTCCACCAGGAATTTGGTGAAGTTCCACTTGATGGGCCCGCGCAGCGGCTCAGGACTTTGCTCGGTCAACGCGCGATACAGGGGGTGCGCCTCCGTCCCTTGTACCTTCAGCTTGGCAAACATGGGGAAATCCACCGCAAAGGTGTTCTCGCAGAAGGCGAGGATCTCCTCGTTGCTGCCCGGCTCCTGTCCCATGAAGTCATTGCAAGGGAATCCCATCACCACCAGGCCGCGGGAACCATAACGGCGGTGCAGCTCTTCCAGGCCGGCGTACTGCTTGGTGAAGCCACATTTTGAGGCCGTGTTGACGATCAGCAGGGCTTTGCCGCGATAATCATCCACCTTCTCCTCGCGGCCGTCGATGCGGGTGATGGTCTGGTCGAGCGCCACGTGTCCTCCTGCTCTCTGCAATTGATCGGCGGAGCTGCGCCCGTTCAATCCACAAGCCGAACAGGCGAGCAGGACAAGCGAGAAGACCTGTCGCGACAAGGACTTAATGGTCATGTACATAACCACTCCCCGTTGTCCGCGCAAGTTAAGTTGGGCAATCAAAACTTACATCAGGCGTGTACCCGTCGAGGACGGTGGCCTTGGTGCTCGGCTACTCGCTTCCCCTGCCGTCCTCAACGGCTTGGCAGGTTGCGCAAACACCGTAGAAGGTCAGTTCGTGGAAATCCTGGACGAATCCCGGTGGCACGAGGCTGTTCACCTCAGGCCGGCACCCGCTGATCTCAGTGACAATCCCGCAACGAAAGCAATAGAAATGGTGGTGATGTCCCGTGTCCGAGCGCTCGAATCGTGGGGCTTCACCGGCAATGTGCACCTCGCGCAGGAATCCTTCCTGGGAAAGCAACCGCAGATTTCGGTAGATCGTGGCGAGGCCCATGCGGGGTACGATCGCCTGGGCCAAGGAGAGGATCTCAAGGGGCGTCAGCGGTCGAGCCTCCTTCAGGATCACCTCGCGGATGGCGCGTCGTTGCCGAGTGTCACGTTGCATAGAGCTCTCTTGATTTGACGGAGACCCTCAGTGGCGGATGATCGGTGCGCGGATTGCCGAGGCGCACGCCATCCCTGGACGTGTTTCGCGAGTCTTGTTGACATTCCCTTTTCATTTCATGACGTTAATCATCGCACGTGACGGGATCCTGGCGGATTTCTCCCGTCATGGGCACGACCCGTTTCACACCTCCCAGACAGCGGCCTCCCTCGGAGGCCGTTGTCATATCGGCACAGTCAGGTTGTTCCCTTTCCGCCTGGCGGTTCCCCGCATCGTGTCACTTGATCAGCAAGAGCTTCCGCACCGCCTCTTCGGTCCCATCCTCCAGTGCAAGGAAGTAAAGCCCCGATGCCAGACCACGGCCGTCCACCCTCAGCGTGTGGGATCCAGCGGACACTTCGCCCCTGTGCAGGACAGCGACTTCGCGGCCCGCCACATCATGCAAGGTGATCAGCAGGTTGGTCGATCGATGCAGTGTGTAGGGAATGCGTGCCATAGGGTTGAAGGGATTTGGATGTGGCATGCCAAGCGTGAAAGCGGGTGCTCGCTGCCCGCTTGCCCGGGGAGGCAGGGGCGTGCCCGGCTGCAGCAACTCGACCACGGCGCCCATCCATTCCTGCCGGCTGTTGGTGTTGGCCATGCCGGAGATGGCTTCCAAACCGAAGCCGCAAGCGAACAAGGTCATCTCCATGTCCCAATGGGCAGCTCCCAGGATGGCCGCTTCCTGGCTGTTGCGATAGACGGCCAGCGGCACGGAGTATTCGACACCCTCGCAAGCCTGCAGAGAGCTGCGGCCGACCTGGTTGCCGGCTCCGCCCGCCCCGATGAGCAGGGCGCTTAAACCTTCAAACACGGTTCCGGGCAAGCCATCCACCACCACATCGGCCACATTGGTGCTGAGCGGTTGGAAGAGGCATTCGGCCGCGGGCTGGTCCCAGGCGTCCTGACCGCTGACGAACACCGTGCCTTGAGCAAGTGTGTGGATCCCGCGCAAGTAGGATTGCTGGTCGGCCTCCAGCACCTGGCCGCCGGCTCCGGTGAACCAGAGCAGGGCGCTGTGGTCGGGCAGCCCGGGGGGGGGCAGCGGATCGAGATCAACGCGCAGGTGATCGGTGAAGACGCGCAATGAATCAAGCGAATCCTCGTAGTAGGGAAGCAGATTCATCTGGGAGCCGGGCATGGCCAGCAGGAGCCAGGGGTCGCCCATGGGCAGGCGGAAGGAGCTGGTCTGTGCGGTGTGGCCGAAGCTGGTGGAATGCAGGACAAGGTCGGCATAGGCCATCCCCGACTGGTTCCAGCCGCTGATTTGCACGTGGCCAGTCGGCAGGGTCACAACTGTGCCACCGCCGGCCTCGGGCACGGGCTCCCAAGCACCGGCCACATCCAGGGTGGAGCTGCCCAGGCTGAACTGGATGTCCGTGTCCCAGCCGCCCACGTTCTCCACGGTCAGGCTGAGCCAGGCCCAATCGCCTGGGGCCAGGTCGCCGTCCCCGTTGCCGCCTTCGCTGTCGTCCATGGTGAAACTCCGCACCTGCCACAGCGGAGGACCCGGCTGCGGTGGCACGGTGACGTGACGACAAAGGACAGTTTCCCGATGGTTGAAAAGCAGGGTGTCAAAAACGCCCGGCAGAAGCCAACTGTGCTGTGTGGAGGGGTCTTCGATCCAGACGAAGGTGTCCAGCAGCGCCGCGCTGGTGAGGAGGCGGATGGGAAGGCGGGCCCGGAAGGACTCCTGCACCTGATGGCTTTGGTTGACCGTCAAATGGATGCGGCAGAAGTCCCCCTCCTCCCGCTGCTCGGTCACGGTGTGGTAGGTCGGGTAGCCACCCCGGTAGATCCATTGCTGGAAGAACCAGTCCAGATCCAGTCCAGAGGCGGCTTCCATCGCCTCTTGATACTCCCGGGCGTCCACCGTGCCGTGGCGGTGTGCCGCCAGCCAGTCGCGCTGGGCTTGGTGGAAAGCGACCTCCCCCATCAGATCCCGCAACATGTGGAGGACGCTGGCCGCCTTCTCATACTGGTTGATGGTGAAGAGGTTGTTGGGCGGGGGAGCATGGATGGGCTGGAACTGCGTGTCCCAATTGAGATAGGTCTGTTGGATCAGGCGCAGGTACTCCAGGAAAGCGTCTGCGCTGCCACCGGCAAGATGTTGATAGAAATACGCTTCGGCATAGGTGGCCCATCCCTCGTTGAGCCAGACATGGCGGAAGTCGACGGGCGTGACGCTGTCCCCCCACCACATGTGGCTCAATTCGTGGGCGATGATCGACTCGTACTGCAGGCCGGCGGCAATGATGCCGCTGCCGATGGTTGTGCAGGTCTGATGCTCCATGCCACCCATGCCACCATAGATGGGCGCCTCACCCATGGCGTAGCTTGAGAAGGGATACCCGCCCCACAAGGACGTGAAACAGGCCAACATCTGATCCATCCGGGACACCGCCTGCCATGCCGGTGCCACATGCTGGGGGTAGACGAACCAACGCATGGGCAGGCCGTTCCAATTATCCTCCAGGATGGTCAGGCGTCCGCATGCAAAGCTGACCAGGTAGCTGCTCATGGGGACATCGTGGCGATAGGCCCAGGTGCTGGTGCCGTCTCCATGGTGCGTGATCCCAAGCAATTCGCCGTTGGCCAGGGTGGCAAAGGTCGAGTCGGCCCGCACGGAAACACTCCACAGCGCTTTGTCATGCGGTTCATCAAAGCAGGGCAGCCAGTTGCGCGTGCCCCACGGATCGGACAGGGTATAGGCGATCTGCGGGGAGACGGAAAGCCCCAGCCCATTCTCCCAGACGGGCGGACCGGCGTAGTGCAGCACAAGCCTGGCACTGTCCCCGGGAGCCAGCGCATGACCGGCCAGGTCGAGGAGGAGCCGGTCCGCCTCGCGGGTGAAGGGGGTCGCCTGGCCGTTGAGGCAGACGTCCGCCACCGTGTAGCCGCGCAGGTGGAGTTGAAGAGCGTCCAGCGCCTCGCGTGCCACCAGGTCGATGGTCATCGAGGCCTGCAGGTGGGCGGGCGGCCCAAAGCTGAGCCACAACGAGGCGTCATAGCGCAGGGCGTCGTAGGCGTGAAGGCTGTCCACCCGCTCGTCACCCTGCGCCACCGGTGCCAGCGGCCGGCGGTGCAGGAAGCGTGAGGAGTCGGCGAAGCCCCCCCACAGAGCAGCCTGTCGGACGTGGGCCTTTGATGGGTTTCGCGCCCATGTCGTGGACCATTCGGCGGGGATTTCGC
Protein-coding sequences here:
- a CDS encoding transcriptional repressor, with the protein product MQRDTRQRRAIREVILKEARPLTPLEILSLAQAIVPRMGLATIYRNLRLLSQEGFLREVHIAGEAPRFERSDTGHHHHFYCFRCGIVTEISGCRPEVNSLVPPGFVQDFHELTFYGVCATCQAVEDGRGSE
- a CDS encoding glutathione peroxidase, with amino-acid sequence MYMTIKSLSRQVFSLVLLACSACGLNGRSSADQLQRAGGHVALDQTITRIDGREEKVDDYRGKALLIVNTASKCGFTKQYAGLEELHRRYGSRGLVVMGFPCNDFMGQEPGSNEEILAFCENTFAVDFPMFAKLKVQGTEAHPLYRALTEQSPEPLRGPIKWNFTKFLVDPQGQVVARFEPKVDPLDADLLAAVERVLPMGL
- a CDS encoding M1 family aminopeptidase; this encodes MAQGDERVDSLHAYDALRYDASLWLSFGPPAHLQASMTIDLVAREALDALQLHLRGYTVADVCLNGQATPFTREADRLLLDLAGHALAPGDSARLVLHYAGPPVWENGLGLSVSPQIAYTLSDPWGTRNWLPCFDEPHDKALWSVSVRADSTFATLANGELLGITHHGDGTSTWAYRHDVPMSSYLVSFACGRLTILEDNWNGLPMRWFVYPQHVAPAWQAVSRMDQMLACFTSLWGGYPFSSYAMGEAPIYGGMGGMEHQTCTTIGSGIIAAGLQYESIIAHELSHMWWGDSVTPVDFRHVWLNEGWATYAEAYFYQHLAGGSADAFLEYLRLIQQTYLNWDTQFQPIHAPPPNNLFTINQYEKAASVLHMLRDLMGEVAFHQAQRDWLAAHRHGTVDAREYQEAMEAASGLDLDWFFQQWIYRGGYPTYHTVTEQREEGDFCRIHLTVNQSHQVQESFRARLPIRLLTSAALLDTFVWIEDPSTQHSWLLPGVFDTLLFNHRETVLCRHVTVPPQPGPPLWQVRSFTMDDSEGGNGDGDLAPGDWAWLSLTVENVGGWDTDIQFSLGSSTLDVAGAWEPVPEAGGGTVVTLPTGHVQISGWNQSGMAYADLVLHSTSFGHTAQTSSFRLPMGDPWLLLAMPGSQMNLLPYYEDSLDSLRVFTDHLRVDLDPLPPPGLPDHSALLWFTGAGGQVLEADQQSYLRGIHTLAQGTVFVSGQDAWDQPAAECLFQPLSTNVADVVVDGLPGTVFEGLSALLIGAGGAGNQVGRSSLQACEGVEYSVPLAVYRNSQEAAILGAAHWDMEMTLFACGFGLEAISGMANTNSRQEWMGAVVELLQPGTPLPPRASGQRAPAFTLGMPHPNPFNPMARIPYTLHRSTNLLITLHDVAGREVAVLHRGEVSAGSHTLRVDGRGLASGLYFLALEDGTEEAVRKLLLIK
- a CDS encoding C10 family peptidase, producing the protein MRRCLIVTLLAASAALAAPVSQDLATSVAEAWLAVRTYAGQPRSAVSAVAWPNADDAAAWLVPLQPEGFVLVSADDALQPVLGWSEQGEATAWELPPALEEFLVIVGREVRQARLNGWAAHVGWHTVLRGDAPASRELGVLPLLTCTWDQGAGWNAFCPADGGGPGGRVWAGCVATSMGQIMHYWQQPWQGFGSHGYMSDYGWLYADFSAATYDWSQIQANSPTVEAAELLYHCGIAVDMMYGPDGSGAYVGWGNPTALTAMRDNFGYPNAQFIAKSNFTWTGWRNRLRQELDAGRPILHSGYGSGGHAFNLDGWREDGYFHLNWGWSGAYNGWFLIDALTPGGNNFSEGQGAVVNLLPMQYQAAPVMAHPVNNSEDVACTPTLFQWAAAEGALSYELVIDDDAGFQQPVLTLSGLTGTQVAVEDLLHYSQYYWRIRSHGVQGTGPWSPTAGFFTAYWDQTPPPAPATPLNGAVNVNLDPTVLVWNFVTGAQSYRVQVSADPGFADTVVDTTGVLAHYVLLRNVLQPATTYWWRVMCDGLAGWSEWSVIRNLTTMQTTHVPAGQVPADWGLEAAWPNPFNPATQLSFQLGAAATVNLRVFNLLGVELAHLIQDQPLAAGRHHRTWRAEGLPSGTYLVVLEASGRRFVQKVTLLR